One genomic window of Quadrisphaera setariae includes the following:
- a CDS encoding ABC transporter permease codes for MSAPAPLVDQPWTEPGRGAGLLDVVRRRYLLKLLVRKELRVRYRGSVLGLAWSYVKPGVQYVVYFLALGIFLNLRGSIEDYPVYLFSGLVVVNFFTEAFGNATRAVVWNAPLVKKIFLPRELFPVASVWVAGVHFVPQLVVLLVGAVISGWRPEVGPLVGAVLATLIIAALATGLGLLFGSLNVVFRDMENFVDLFNMVVVWLSPVLYQFSQVSRAVPEWVATLYQLNPITVAVELYHYAFWWPGTENTPTSALPPDLLVNSLVAVVVAAVVLVAGQLVFRRVEGRFAIDL; via the coding sequence GTGAGCGCGCCGGCCCCGCTCGTCGACCAGCCCTGGACCGAACCGGGGAGGGGCGCCGGGCTGCTCGACGTCGTCCGGCGGCGGTACCTGCTGAAGCTGCTCGTCCGCAAGGAGCTGCGGGTCCGCTACCGCGGGTCGGTGCTCGGGCTGGCGTGGAGCTACGTCAAGCCGGGCGTGCAGTACGTCGTGTACTTCCTCGCGCTGGGGATCTTCCTGAACCTGCGCGGGTCCATCGAGGACTACCCGGTCTACCTGTTCTCGGGCCTGGTGGTGGTGAACTTCTTCACGGAGGCCTTCGGCAACGCCACCCGGGCGGTGGTGTGGAACGCCCCGCTGGTGAAGAAGATCTTCCTGCCGCGCGAGCTGTTCCCCGTGGCCAGCGTCTGGGTGGCCGGCGTGCACTTCGTGCCGCAGCTGGTGGTGCTGCTCGTGGGCGCTGTCATCTCCGGGTGGCGCCCGGAGGTGGGCCCCCTCGTCGGTGCCGTCCTCGCCACGCTGATCATCGCTGCGCTCGCCACCGGGCTGGGCCTGCTCTTCGGCTCGCTCAACGTGGTCTTCCGCGACATGGAGAACTTCGTCGACCTGTTCAACATGGTCGTCGTCTGGCTCTCGCCGGTGCTCTACCAGTTCAGCCAGGTCTCGAGGGCCGTCCCCGAGTGGGTGGCGACGCTGTACCAGCTCAACCCCATCACCGTGGCGGTGGAGCTGTACCACTACGCGTTCTGGTGGCCGGGCACGGAGAACACCCCCACGTCGGCGCTGCCCCCGGACCTCCTGGTCAACTCGCTGGTGGCCGTCGTCGTCGCCGCCGTCGTCC